A portion of the Acidobacteriaceae bacterium genome contains these proteins:
- a CDS encoding peptidase S10 — MNRSFRLSVAALLPLAAVAVGLPSVAMAQSHSHPQGEKQTTTTSVTTEPAKPTLPEKTSDSVTEGSVTVGGKSIAYRAVTGLITVGSSDSQDATIMLDGRIMPEAAAELPPKPQDQPATARLFYTAYLAKGVDTTKRPVIFFYNGGPGSATMYLRMSSVGPVRVELPDLQHPFGGPYKIVPNQYSLLDVADLVFIDAPGTGYSRVYGKDAMKAFYGIDGDAEAFDRFIRRFLTKEDRWMSPRFLFGESYGTTRDAVLAAKLQKSGVDLNGVVFLSQILSFGDSADGSDGNPGAENGQFLALPSFAATAWYHHKVPNQPAELEPFLHTVEQYAVGEYAEALLQGADLDPARKAAVAAKLESFTGIPASLWIKADLRLTGGEFSKYLQDSSGITTGRLDSRFEGPAMDPMERDADYDPFTESIESAILAAQNHYAHTTLHYGMDMTYKPSAREPGFHWDMQHRAPGGGGRGGANVMGDLAYTMKVNPKMHVLLMGGYFDLGTLYFGAEYEMKHLPIPAELQKNIEYKFFQSGHMVYVNPDALKGLHDRTAEFIRENEDASK, encoded by the coding sequence TTGAATCGTTCGTTCCGCCTTTCCGTCGCTGCCCTGTTGCCGCTGGCAGCGGTCGCTGTGGGCCTGCCGTCCGTTGCTATGGCCCAGTCGCACTCGCATCCGCAAGGCGAGAAGCAGACGACCACGACCTCCGTCACAACCGAGCCCGCAAAGCCCACACTGCCCGAGAAGACCTCCGACTCCGTCACCGAAGGCTCCGTTACGGTTGGCGGAAAGTCGATCGCCTACCGCGCAGTTACAGGCCTGATCACCGTCGGCTCCAGCGACTCGCAGGACGCGACCATCATGCTCGACGGGCGCATTATGCCCGAAGCCGCGGCTGAACTGCCGCCGAAGCCACAGGACCAGCCCGCGACCGCTCGCCTGTTCTACACGGCGTATCTGGCGAAGGGCGTGGACACGACCAAGCGCCCCGTCATCTTCTTCTACAACGGTGGCCCGGGCTCCGCGACGATGTATCTGCGCATGTCCAGCGTCGGTCCGGTGCGCGTCGAACTGCCTGACCTGCAGCATCCGTTTGGCGGCCCCTACAAGATCGTGCCGAACCAGTACTCTCTGCTCGACGTGGCCGACCTCGTCTTCATCGACGCGCCGGGCACAGGCTACAGCCGCGTCTACGGCAAGGATGCGATGAAGGCGTTCTACGGCATCGATGGCGACGCCGAAGCCTTTGACCGCTTCATCCGCCGCTTCCTCACCAAGGAAGACCGCTGGATGTCGCCGCGCTTCCTCTTCGGCGAAAGCTACGGCACGACGCGCGACGCCGTGCTCGCGGCCAAGCTGCAGAAGAGCGGTGTCGATCTGAACGGCGTCGTCTTCCTTAGCCAGATTCTGAGCTTTGGCGACTCGGCCGACGGCTCCGACGGCAACCCTGGCGCAGAGAACGGCCAGTTCCTCGCACTGCCCAGCTTCGCCGCAACGGCGTGGTATCACCACAAGGTTCCGAACCAGCCCGCAGAGCTTGAGCCGTTCCTCCACACCGTGGAGCAGTACGCCGTAGGCGAGTATGCCGAGGCGCTGCTGCAGGGCGCAGATCTCGACCCGGCCCGCAAGGCCGCCGTCGCAGCGAAGCTGGAAAGCTTCACCGGCATCCCGGCATCGCTTTGGATCAAGGCAGACCTTCGCCTGACCGGCGGCGAGTTCTCGAAGTATCTGCAGGACTCCAGCGGCATCACCACCGGTCGTCTTGACTCGCGCTTTGAAGGCCCGGCGATGGACCCGATGGAACGCGATGCCGATTACGATCCGTTTACCGAGTCGATCGAGTCCGCGATTCTGGCCGCGCAGAACCACTATGCCCACACCACGCTGCACTATGGCATGGACATGACCTACAAGCCCAGCGCACGGGAACCCGGCTTCCACTGGGACATGCAGCATCGTGCTCCTGGCGGTGGTGGACGCGGCGGAGCCAACGTGATGGGCGACCTTGCCTACACCATGAAGGTCAACCCCAAGATGCATGTGTTGCTGATGGGCGGCTACTTCGATCTCGGCACGCTGTACTTCGGTGCAGAGTATGAGATGAAGCACCTGCCGATCCCTGCCGAGCTGCAGAAGAACATCGAGTACAAGTTCTTCCAGTCGGGCCACATGGTCTACGTCAACCCTGATGCACTGAAGGGGCTGCATGATCGCACCGCGGAGTTCATCCGCGAAAACGAAGACGCGTCAAAGTAA
- a CDS encoding OFA family MFS transporter: protein MSFLDRDNSVAKPGYSRWLVPPAALAIHLSIGQVYAFSVFKNPLLALHGADGLAWSLKEVGYIFSLAIAVLGISAALFGAWLEKAGPRKAMVYAAICFGLGFEIASMGAAHHSLALIYLGYGVVGGVGLGLGYISPVSTLIKWFPDRPGLSTGMAIMGFGGGALIGAPLGNNLMAHFKAAGDANPIPHTWMVMGALYFLLMLYGAFTIRVPAKDWKPEGFVPKQSTNALISSHNVAVEQAWKTPQFWLLWIVLCTNVTAGIGILEQAAPMIQDFFKGSIGPVAATGFVGLLSLFNMAGRFLWATVSDFIGRKATYFCFFVIGPLMFFFLPLSESNHMNSVVLFVTLACVALSMYGGGFATIPAYLKDLFGGYNVSAIHGRLLTAWSTAGIIGPLIVNGVLDHYKVTGQNRLDGYRFELHIMVGLLLIGFVANLMVKPVSEKYWMKDVPAGAPEPAGH, encoded by the coding sequence ATGTCCTTTCTTGATCGTGACAATTCGGTAGCAAAGCCCGGGTACAGCCGTTGGTTGGTTCCTCCCGCTGCGTTGGCGATTCATCTGTCGATTGGCCAGGTGTACGCCTTCTCCGTCTTCAAAAACCCGTTGCTCGCTCTGCATGGAGCTGATGGCCTTGCGTGGAGCCTGAAAGAAGTTGGCTACATCTTCTCGCTGGCGATTGCCGTGCTCGGCATCTCCGCGGCGCTCTTCGGGGCATGGCTGGAGAAAGCCGGCCCACGCAAGGCGATGGTCTACGCCGCGATCTGCTTCGGTCTCGGCTTTGAGATTGCGAGCATGGGAGCCGCGCATCATTCGCTGGCACTCATCTACCTCGGCTACGGTGTGGTGGGCGGCGTCGGTCTCGGGCTGGGATACATCTCTCCGGTCTCGACGCTTATCAAGTGGTTCCCGGACAGGCCGGGCCTCTCCACCGGCATGGCGATCATGGGCTTTGGCGGGGGCGCGCTCATCGGCGCTCCGCTGGGCAACAACCTGATGGCGCACTTCAAAGCAGCGGGCGACGCCAACCCGATTCCGCACACGTGGATGGTGATGGGCGCTCTCTACTTTCTGCTGATGCTCTACGGCGCGTTCACCATTCGCGTTCCTGCGAAGGACTGGAAGCCGGAAGGCTTTGTGCCGAAGCAGTCGACCAATGCGCTTATCTCCTCGCACAACGTGGCGGTGGAGCAGGCGTGGAAGACGCCGCAGTTCTGGCTGCTGTGGATCGTGCTCTGCACAAACGTCACGGCAGGCATCGGTATTCTCGAGCAGGCTGCTCCCATGATTCAGGACTTCTTCAAGGGCAGCATCGGGCCCGTGGCCGCGACGGGCTTCGTCGGGTTGCTGAGTCTGTTCAACATGGCCGGACGTTTCCTGTGGGCCACGGTCTCGGACTTCATCGGACGCAAGGCCACGTACTTCTGCTTCTTTGTGATCGGTCCGTTGATGTTCTTCTTCCTGCCTCTCTCGGAGTCGAACCACATGAACTCGGTGGTGCTCTTCGTCACACTCGCCTGCGTTGCGCTGTCGATGTACGGCGGCGGCTTTGCGACGATCCCGGCGTACCTGAAGGATCTCTTCGGCGGCTACAACGTCTCGGCGATCCACGGCCGTCTGCTGACAGCATGGTCAACGGCCGGCATCATCGGACCGCTCATCGTGAACGGTGTGCTGGACCACTACAAGGTAACAGGGCAAAACCGTCTCGATGGCTACCGGTTTGAGCTGCACATCATGGTCGGTCTGCTGCTCATCGGCTTCGTGGCCAACCTCATGGTGAAGCCGGTCTCTGAAAAGTATTGGATGAAGGACGTTCCTGCCGGAGCGCCAGAACCCGCAGGGCACTAA
- a CDS encoding LLM class flavin-dependent oxidoreductase translates to MQLGIDSFVEISRFGESAAQRAQNLVAEVELADQAGVDAFGIGEHHRSEYLASSPAIFLAAAAARTKNIRLSSAVTVLSSDDPVRVFQDFATIDLISNGRAEIVVGRGSFIESYPLFGFDMQNYDELFAEKLDLLLALRDDVKIHWQGKHRASLTGQAVYPRPVQQPLPVRLGVGGTPASFARAGLLGLPLTVAIIGGEPHRFRPLVDLYRESYRRGGHLGQPDVAVHALGFLADTTEQAIDQYWPMYQEVFTRIGRERGWGPISRDSFVAQCGPTAAFLVGDPETVATKLRHYDESLGGVSRVSLHMSGGGVTHAQQMHAIELLGNRVKPLLK, encoded by the coding sequence ATGCAACTTGGCATAGACAGCTTTGTAGAGATCAGCCGTTTTGGCGAATCGGCAGCGCAGCGCGCGCAGAATCTGGTCGCCGAGGTAGAGCTGGCTGACCAGGCTGGCGTGGACGCCTTCGGTATCGGCGAGCATCATCGCTCGGAGTACCTCGCCTCCTCCCCCGCTATTTTTCTGGCTGCAGCCGCGGCGCGAACGAAGAACATCCGGCTATCGAGCGCAGTCACGGTGCTGAGTTCGGACGACCCGGTGCGCGTCTTCCAGGACTTCGCAACGATCGATCTGATCTCGAATGGACGCGCTGAGATCGTCGTCGGCCGCGGCTCGTTCATCGAATCGTATCCGCTCTTCGGCTTCGATATGCAAAACTACGATGAGCTCTTTGCCGAAAAGCTCGACCTGTTACTCGCTCTGCGTGATGACGTGAAGATCCACTGGCAGGGCAAGCATCGTGCTTCGCTGACCGGGCAGGCAGTTTATCCGCGCCCGGTACAGCAGCCATTGCCGGTGCGGCTTGGTGTGGGCGGCACGCCTGCGAGCTTTGCGCGTGCGGGTCTGCTGGGCCTTCCGCTTACCGTGGCCATCATCGGCGGCGAACCGCATCGCTTCCGTCCGCTGGTAGACCTCTACCGCGAGTCCTACCGTCGCGGCGGCCACCTCGGGCAACCGGACGTTGCCGTACACGCGCTCGGCTTTCTCGCCGATACGACGGAGCAGGCGATCGACCAGTACTGGCCGATGTACCAGGAGGTCTTTACCCGCATCGGCCGCGAGCGCGGCTGGGGGCCGATCTCCAGAGACAGCTTCGTTGCCCAGTGCGGGCCGACTGCGGCGTTCCTCGTTGGCGATCCCGAGACCGTAGCGACCAAGCTGCGGCACTATGACGAGTCGCTCGGCGGCGTAAGCCGGGTAAGCCTGCACATGAGCGGTGGCGGTGTGACGCACGCGCAGCAGATGCACGCTATTGAACTGCTCGGCAACCGCGTGAAGCCGTTGCTCAAGTAA
- a CDS encoding MarR family transcriptional regulator, whose translation MQKPRTQLADAETSGTALWLVLIKAYHSLLAYTAETLRGSGLGDSDFRVLEALLHKGPMPVNTIGGKVYLSPGSISVAVDRLLEKGLVSRTESASDRRVKLVELTAVGRKLIERVFHEHEAKMNALLEELPAKERRRLADGLKTLGKRAARTLDEQK comes from the coding sequence ATGCAAAAGCCCCGGACACAACTCGCAGACGCGGAAACCAGCGGGACGGCGCTGTGGCTGGTGCTGATTAAGGCGTATCACTCCTTGCTGGCGTACACGGCGGAGACGTTGCGCGGCAGCGGTCTGGGTGACTCGGACTTCCGTGTGCTCGAAGCCCTGCTGCACAAAGGCCCAATGCCCGTGAACACGATCGGCGGCAAGGTGTACCTGTCGCCGGGGTCGATTTCGGTGGCGGTCGACCGACTGTTGGAAAAGGGGCTGGTCTCGCGTACAGAGTCTGCCTCCGACCGCCGCGTAAAGCTGGTGGAGCTGACGGCGGTGGGCCGCAAGCTGATTGAGCGCGTCTTCCACGAGCACGAAGCGAAGATGAACGCTCTGTTGGAGGAGCTTCCGGCCAAGGAACGCCGTCGTCTTGCCGATGGTCTGAAGACGCTGGGCAAGCGCGCGGCGCGCACGCTGGACGAGCAGAAGTAG
- the ychF gene encoding redox-regulated ATPase YchF: MALNCGIVGLPNVGKSTIFNALTSAEAQAANYPFCTIDPNVGIVPLPDVRMDKIVTMVKPHSIVPTTMEFVDIAGIVEGASKGEGLGNQFLSHIRQTDAILHVVRCFADDEVIHVAGGVNPLHDIDVINTELLLADLESVEKRLVKAEKAAKPANASSAIKMEFEVVKMLQAALAEGKPARTVELNDDEKLIARDLFLITMKPMLYVANVDEGSVNEGNEFTALVDQRAKEDGSQVVRICGAMEAEISQLDVADRNEFLEAAGLAEPGLNRLIHAAYKLLGLITYFTSGVQEVRAWTIRRGTKAPGAAGVIHSDFERGFIKADTYNCEDLFRLGSEGAVKDAGLLKSEGKEYVVKDGDIMFFKFNV, from the coding sequence ATGGCTTTGAATTGTGGCATTGTCGGTTTGCCAAACGTTGGCAAGAGCACCATCTTTAACGCGCTGACCTCAGCAGAGGCTCAGGCTGCGAACTATCCGTTCTGCACGATCGATCCGAACGTAGGCATTGTGCCTTTGCCGGACGTGCGCATGGACAAGATTGTGACGATGGTGAAGCCGCACTCCATTGTGCCCACGACGATGGAGTTTGTAGACATCGCGGGCATCGTCGAAGGCGCGTCGAAGGGTGAAGGCCTGGGGAACCAGTTCCTCTCGCACATCCGCCAGACGGACGCGATTCTGCACGTCGTGCGCTGCTTTGCCGACGATGAAGTGATCCACGTCGCAGGTGGCGTGAACCCGTTGCACGACATCGACGTCATCAACACAGAGCTTCTGCTCGCCGATCTGGAGAGCGTAGAAAAGCGCCTGGTGAAGGCAGAAAAGGCGGCAAAGCCTGCGAACGCCTCGTCCGCGATCAAGATGGAGTTTGAGGTCGTCAAGATGCTTCAGGCTGCGCTCGCAGAAGGCAAGCCTGCACGCACGGTGGAGTTGAACGACGACGAGAAGTTGATTGCTCGCGATCTCTTTCTCATCACCATGAAGCCGATGCTCTACGTCGCCAACGTGGACGAAGGCAGCGTGAATGAAGGCAATGAGTTCACCGCATTGGTGGACCAGCGAGCGAAGGAAGATGGCTCGCAGGTCGTGCGTATCTGCGGTGCGATGGAAGCCGAGATTTCGCAGCTCGACGTAGCGGACCGCAATGAATTCCTGGAGGCCGCTGGCCTCGCGGAGCCCGGCCTGAACCGCTTGATTCACGCGGCGTACAAGCTGCTCGGCCTGATTACGTACTTCACCTCGGGCGTTCAGGAAGTGCGTGCGTGGACGATTCGCCGGGGCACGAAGGCTCCTGGCGCTGCGGGCGTGATTCACTCGGACTTCGAGCGCGGCTTCATCAAGGCCGACACGTACAACTGCGAAGACCTCTTCCGTCTCGGTTCAGAAGGTGCCGTGAAGGACGCTGGTCTGCTGAAGAGCGAAGGCAAAGAGTACGTGGTGAAGGACGGCGACATCATGTTCTTCAAATTCAACGTGTAA
- a CDS encoding D-alanine--D-alanine ligase, with translation MATKKKLRVGVLFGGRSGEHEVSLRSARSILAAMDRKKYDVVEMGITKEGRWLQGGQAQRLLGEPVTVKSASASTSLVTAAAKPGVETGLDVVFPVLHGTFGEDGTIQGLFELADVAYVGSGVLGSSVGMDKDAMKRMFVASGLPITPHVTLLRSEWKADPKKCTRAIEKTLQYPVFVKPANLGSSVGISKVKSRADLAKAMDEAANFDRKIVIEQGVGGPGVKPRELEVAVLGNDAPEASVVGEIVPAKEFYDYEAKYELSGPDESVSHIPAKLSKADEKKIRKMAIEAFRACDCAGLARVDFLMAPRADGKGNEIVLNEVNTLPGFTSISMYPKLWEASGLKYAKLIDRLIELAMERAKEKRATKFEK, from the coding sequence ATGGCAACGAAGAAGAAACTGCGTGTAGGCGTGTTGTTTGGTGGTCGTAGCGGCGAGCATGAAGTCTCGCTCCGTTCGGCTCGTTCGATCCTGGCTGCGATGGATCGCAAGAAGTACGACGTGGTCGAGATGGGGATCACCAAAGAGGGTCGTTGGTTGCAGGGCGGCCAGGCGCAACGCCTGCTTGGAGAACCCGTAACCGTGAAGTCTGCGAGCGCCTCGACGTCGCTGGTCACAGCTGCCGCAAAGCCCGGCGTAGAGACCGGCCTCGACGTGGTCTTCCCTGTGTTGCACGGCACCTTCGGCGAAGACGGCACCATCCAGGGCTTGTTTGAACTGGCGGATGTGGCTTACGTCGGTTCCGGCGTGCTCGGCTCCTCGGTGGGCATGGACAAGGACGCGATGAAGCGCATGTTCGTCGCCTCGGGGCTGCCGATCACTCCTCATGTCACGCTGCTGCGTTCGGAGTGGAAGGCCGATCCGAAGAAGTGCACGCGCGCTATCGAAAAGACATTGCAGTACCCGGTCTTTGTGAAGCCTGCAAACCTTGGTTCGTCGGTCGGTATCAGCAAGGTGAAGTCGCGCGCCGATCTGGCGAAGGCGATGGACGAAGCCGCAAACTTCGATCGCAAGATTGTGATCGAGCAGGGCGTCGGCGGCCCGGGTGTAAAGCCGCGCGAGCTTGAGGTGGCGGTGCTTGGCAATGATGCTCCGGAAGCGAGCGTCGTCGGCGAGATCGTGCCTGCGAAGGAGTTCTACGACTACGAGGCGAAGTACGAACTCAGCGGCCCGGATGAAAGCGTCAGCCACATCCCTGCGAAGCTTTCGAAGGCCGATGAGAAGAAGATCCGCAAGATGGCGATTGAAGCGTTTCGCGCCTGCGACTGCGCAGGCCTCGCTCGTGTGGACTTCCTGATGGCTCCGCGCGCTGACGGTAAGGGCAATGAGATTGTCTTGAACGAAGTGAACACCTTGCCGGGCTTCACTTCGATCAGCATGTACCCCAAGCTGTGGGAGGCAAGCGGCCTCAAGTACGCGAAGCTGATCGACCGGTTGATTGAGCTGGCGATGGAACGCGCGAAGGAAAAGCGCGCCACAAAGTTCGAGAAGTAA
- a CDS encoding phospholipase D-like domain-containing protein has translation MRLVPFSLASALVLSSLGCALGTANQLNPVTPTETQTITLQGHMLGGQQPISGATIKLYHVNVSTERGNAASMLSGTTTTASDGSFNITGKYTCSTTTPYDVYLIASGGQPITGTSNTSITEMAALGLCTSLSSSTFVNLNEISTVAAIAALSPYMASPTYIGSSSGDAETANLVDRFTLANQFVGLASGVAPGDNVPSGKTVPASLLNTLGNIMAACVNSATGSDNCNQLFSLATASDGTVPTDTSTAMLNILNHPTLNTSALFNLSAASSPFQPALSAAPTNFSVAMQPTTAQTVTRSLYTFPDDGWSSLYTYINNATTSIDMTMYELIDTSAQAALVSACQRGVKVRVILDETISGNTTALNQLNAQTNCSAVKSNASFSYTHEKSMVIDDKTLVIMTGNLTSQYYSNGRDFALVTDDAVDVAAVLDTFNLDYSVGNTSNDTAEDYDSQQGNDLIWSPSSAQPSLVQIINNATTSVQVEAEEMSASSIVTALANAATRGVNCQIVMTQSSSWTSYLTTLKAAGCNVRLYADQTGVLYIHAKIILADYGTSGQQVYLGSINATTNSMLNNRELGTVLTDPAIITKLNTVLTSDYNGGTAF, from the coding sequence ATGCGTCTTGTTCCGTTCTCTCTTGCCTCTGCCCTCGTTCTGTCTTCTCTCGGCTGTGCCCTTGGCACCGCGAACCAGCTCAACCCCGTTACGCCGACGGAGACGCAGACGATCACGTTGCAGGGCCACATGCTTGGCGGCCAGCAGCCCATCTCCGGCGCGACGATCAAGCTTTATCACGTAAACGTGAGCACCGAGCGAGGCAACGCCGCCTCCATGCTCTCCGGCACGACGACGACCGCCAGCGACGGCAGCTTCAACATCACCGGCAAGTACACCTGCTCCACCACGACGCCGTATGACGTCTACCTGATCGCCAGCGGTGGACAGCCGATCACCGGCACATCGAACACCTCGATCACGGAGATGGCAGCGCTTGGCCTGTGCACCTCGTTGAGCTCTTCGACCTTCGTCAACCTGAACGAGATCTCGACCGTTGCCGCCATCGCAGCGCTCTCACCCTACATGGCTTCGCCCACCTATATCGGCAGCAGCTCCGGCGACGCCGAGACGGCGAACCTTGTCGACCGCTTCACGCTCGCGAACCAGTTCGTTGGCCTGGCGTCCGGCGTTGCGCCGGGCGATAACGTGCCCAGTGGCAAGACTGTTCCCGCGTCGCTCCTCAACACGCTGGGCAACATCATGGCCGCGTGCGTGAACTCGGCCACAGGCTCTGACAACTGCAACCAGCTCTTCTCGCTGGCCACCGCCTCAGACGGCACGGTTCCCACCGATACCTCGACGGCGATGCTCAACATCCTGAACCACCCCACGCTGAACACCTCGGCACTCTTCAACCTGAGCGCGGCGTCTTCGCCGTTTCAGCCGGCGCTGAGCGCCGCGCCCACGAACTTCAGCGTGGCGATGCAGCCCACAACCGCACAGACCGTCACGCGCTCGCTGTATACCTTCCCCGATGATGGCTGGAGCTCGCTCTACACCTATATCAACAACGCCACCACCTCCATCGACATGACGATGTACGAGCTGATCGACACCAGCGCGCAAGCCGCACTCGTCAGCGCGTGCCAGCGTGGAGTGAAGGTGCGTGTGATCCTCGACGAGACGATCTCGGGCAACACCACCGCGCTCAACCAACTGAACGCGCAGACGAACTGCTCGGCCGTGAAGTCCAACGCCAGCTTCTCATACACGCATGAGAAGTCGATGGTGATCGACGATAAGACGCTGGTCATCATGACCGGCAACCTGACCAGCCAGTACTACAGCAACGGTCGCGACTTCGCGCTCGTTACCGACGACGCCGTCGACGTAGCTGCCGTGCTCGACACCTTCAACCTCGACTACTCCGTGGGCAACACCAGCAACGATACGGCAGAGGACTACGACAGCCAGCAGGGCAATGACCTTATCTGGAGCCCGTCCTCCGCGCAGCCGAGCCTCGTGCAGATCATCAACAACGCCACCACTTCGGTACAGGTGGAGGCCGAAGAGATGAGCGCATCGAGCATTGTCACGGCGCTGGCGAACGCTGCGACACGCGGCGTCAACTGCCAGATCGTGATGACGCAGAGCAGTAGCTGGACGAGCTACCTGACCACGCTGAAGGCCGCAGGCTGCAACGTGCGTCTCTACGCAGACCAGACCGGCGTGCTCTACATTCACGCCAAGATCATCCTTGCAGACTACGGTACGAGCGGCCAGCAGGTTTACCTCGGCAGCATCAATGCCACAACCAACTCGATGCTCAACAACCGGGAGCTCGGCACTGTCCTCACCGACCCGGCGATCATCACCAAGCTGAACACCGTGCTCACGAGCGACTACAACGGCGGCACAGCGTTCTAA
- a CDS encoding sugar phosphate isomerase/epimerase — protein MLYGLSTHLVLPQRLSPALLNSLASTGVQQIEVFAARHHFDYTDRLAVREIANWFRSNEMAASLHTPLYPPDESQEWSRHAAPSLNLISTSKNDRIDAMDEVKRALEAAEQIPFRYAVLHLGLGDETWNTRAIDDSLTALEHLKAFAGPLGTQLLLENLNNAVATPAHLLEIVKVGHLDSIGFCLDLGHAHLMEPIPETSHSPGQSGIAQAFSLFGDRLRELHIHDNHGMRDEHLWPGEGEIDWSEVAKLSAAAKQPLVGVLEISHDFGHNLDAATDNVRTALDKLNAS, from the coding sequence ATGTTGTACGGTCTTTCTACCCATCTCGTCCTGCCGCAACGCCTTTCGCCCGCACTGCTGAACTCGCTGGCCTCCACCGGCGTGCAGCAGATTGAGGTCTTCGCCGCGCGACACCACTTCGATTACACCGACCGCCTCGCCGTGAGGGAGATTGCCAACTGGTTTCGTTCGAACGAGATGGCCGCGTCGCTGCACACGCCGCTCTATCCGCCCGACGAGTCGCAGGAGTGGAGCCGCCACGCCGCGCCTTCGCTCAACCTCATCTCCACCAGCAAGAACGACCGCATCGACGCGATGGACGAAGTGAAGCGTGCGCTCGAAGCTGCAGAGCAGATTCCGTTCCGCTACGCCGTACTTCATCTCGGCCTGGGCGATGAGACGTGGAACACCCGCGCGATCGACGACTCGCTCACTGCGCTCGAGCACCTGAAGGCTTTTGCCGGACCGCTCGGGACGCAGTTGCTGCTTGAGAATCTGAACAACGCCGTCGCGACACCCGCTCATCTGCTCGAGATCGTGAAGGTCGGCCACTTGGATTCGATCGGCTTCTGCCTCGACCTGGGCCACGCACACCTGATGGAGCCCATCCCGGAAACCTCTCATTCTCCGGGGCAAAGCGGCATCGCGCAGGCCTTCAGCCTCTTCGGCGACCGCCTCCGCGAGCTACACATCCACGACAACCACGGGATGCGTGACGAACATCTCTGGCCAGGCGAAGGAGAAATCGACTGGAGTGAAGTCGCGAAGCTGAGCGCCGCCGCAAAGCAGCCACTTGTGGGCGTGCTTGAGATCTCGCACGACTTCGGCCACAACCTCGACGCAGCGACGGACAACGTGCGCACTGCGCTGGACAAGTTGAACGCAAGCTAA